From the Drechmeria coniospora strain ARSEF 6962 chromosome 02, whole genome shotgun sequence genome, the window CACATCAACATCACACCCTCATACCACACTCACCGTCTACTGTAACACACTCACCCAAGACCAGACTCTGTACACATTTTAGACAAAGGCCTTTCAACACGCATCTGCTCGCATTGTCTGGTAACGGAGATGCATTCATACCTTGGACTTCATCGCATTGTCAAGTGACGTCGTCATTGTCTAGGGTAGCCGAGCGGCcggttggggggggggggggggggtggaggaggatgtGGTATTGATACGAAGACGACGAGTGACCTGAAGCCTCAATTTGTTTCACACGAGGCAAGAGTTGTCTATCCTCACTTTGATGTTCATCAAGATGTTGTGCAGTCGACAAGTGAGTGGGGAGGTGTTCAGGTTCACAAGGCGTCACCGCCACAATAGCGCCGTGACCTGCGCCACATCTTGGATGGATGCCTAATGTTAAGTACTATTTGGACCCAGCCTATTATTTTGGTCTGCAaccagtaagtacataaTATTGCGTGCAATTAATTACGGagaaatactccgtactgtacggagtacggagtacatgtacagtacttaagtactacaGGATGTGAACAGCGTCAGCCACACCTGGTCCGTGCACGGCGGCCCGCGAAAAACTGCGCACAAAACTATTTCGTGCAAAATCAACCAATTCGCAGTCGTACTCCGTCAAGACCATACCAACAGTCCCGTTCACTACCGCCAAAATGCCCAAGGAAGTTGGTGATATCAAAAAGGTACGGACTGGCGGCGTACGAAAGCTGCTACCCTGTCAAGCGCTGACTATGGACAGTTCATCGAGATCTGCCGTCGGAAGGACGCTTCCTGTACGTATAGCACCGAATCAAACGCAGCCAACGGCGAGCGGACGGATGCGAGGACGAATTTCTGACCGACTTGACAGCCGCGCGGATCAAGAAGAACAAAAAGGCCAACAACGTCAAGTTCAAGGTCCGCTGCCAGAAGCACCTGTACACGCTGGTGCTCAAGGACACCGACAAGGCCGAGAAGTTGAAGCAGAGCCTGCCTCCCAGTATGCGACCCAAGACAGACGCCGGCTCGGCGGGGGAAAACGACAACGGTGGATTGCTGACGATGGGCAGACCTGCAGATCACCGACGTTTCCAAGAAGAACTAAGGGTGGAATgtggcgagggcgatggaaGTTGTCTGGAGCGTGGGACTAAGCATGCACCGATAGGCGTCTCGGGATACCTTGCATTTCATGTGCTCTCAGAACGCGCTCGGATAGGATTGAAGAGACCCGATTTGAGacaccaccatggccgggCCGTGTGGGCCGATTGTCCAGCCGCTTGATCTCGAGGTGAAGTCGCCGTCCGTCTCATGCCACTTGCTTgaagcgacgacgaagcgtgCGGTCGGAGAATCGCATGAGCGGCAGCACCCGCTCGTAGGCGATGTCGTCGGTCCAGAAGACGACAAGTTCATCGTCTTCGCACGGCTGCTTCTCGATCCTCCACCCCGCCCACAACCTGCGTTCCCCCGTTGCGTCAGTGGGCAAGCTGTCCTCGAGGTCGCCATAGGCCTGCTGCAACGACTCCCTCTCGTCCGGGCGGACGCTGATGCGGCAGAGGTTGAAGAAGGGCTGGGTCCCAAAGGCCGTCCGCATCTgtgctcgctcgccggccggcgCCATGTGAAACAGTAGAACGGTGTCGCAGCCTGGTTTGATGTGCTCGGAGAGCATGCCGTTGCAGCTCTGGTTCTCACCACTCCGGATCCACTCCCCGTGGGCCTCGGGGGTGTCCCAGGGCGCGGTGATGAGCAGCGATGGCGGGTCGGACTCTTCAACGTACATGCTGCTGAGGTTTGCGTTCGGCTCGAGGTTGTGAGGCTGATTGTTGTGGATCCACTCGTCCTGAAGCTCCTGGCACTCCATCAGCGTCTCGAGAAACTCGAGGTCATCGTGACCACCTCTGAGCTGGAGGATGGCGAGTTCTGTGACGGGCATCGCGCCAGAGGGGGAGGTTGATGAAGGTCGGAAAGTGGCCTGTCGTGCCGAATTCGCTAGTGGAACGTGACGATCCTGTTGGCTTTGACGGAGGGGGGACGATGAGATGAGAAGATGCGGCGGGACAACCCAACTGCTTTGGCGTACGAAGTCGGGTGCCGTCATACAGTACAATTCCCAACTTCTGCACGGCCACACGGCCATAACGCTTGCAAGAGGTTCGAGAAGAGATGGGTTCCTGgacctacttgtacgtataAATAGATGCACATCGATTCATATACAGAATGAACTGTCTGTAATGTTTAtgcatgtatggagtacggaggactttACAAGTAATCGTACTtgcagttgtactgtacagaaaGTCATAGGTGCCCTTGCACCTTTGACGCCCAGTGCCTGGCGCTTGATGCAGCAGCGAGAAATAGCCCCCCTACAGGGTAGGCCGATATGGAAGGGTGAGGAGAGGTTCGACGAGAACGAACAACAATGGCTAGGGATGGCCACGGCCGAACTTTGACACGGATACTTTGCGAATGGTCAAGAGAGAATGTCGCAGAGCTCGACAAGGTCGGGCGTACCTGTAACGATCATTCCATCTGCATGGGAGCACCAGAGTCTTCCATAGGCAATGTAAGCGTACCGCGCGAGCGCCAAATATAAAGTTGCTTGTATTCATGGACTGTTCCGCCCCGCACCTTGGCGTAGAAGTCAACGGCCAAGCGATGATGTGCCGTCTTGTTTTTTCTTGCGGCAGGCAACATTTGCTCCCATCCCCGGATGCATCTAGTCGACGGGTCGGTCCTCCATCCTGCAGGACAGACGCCGCTGCATATTGGCGCAGAGCCCACCCATTTACACCCTTTACGGGCGCGGAATTTTCGCCACATATAATGCATGCGCTTCTGCTGGCTGGGCGTCAAGGCAAACCACATTGAGAAGAAGACGTAAAGTCCATGGCGTTGCCGACTGGGACCAGGCCGGGCTTGTCGGGGCAAGTGTCAAGGCCGACAGGATAGCCAAAAAAAAAGGTCCCTCGCAGCGGGTGTAAGTATCATGCGCAAAGTCGCTTTCGCCTTGGCAGTCGTTCCCTTCAAAGATATGTAACAAACCGAGCCAATGCTAGTGGTTGGGACGTATCTTGGATTGCAAGATAATCTTGTGATAATATCTCTTGCTTCTACATAGGATTTTGTTAGGAATTGATGGCACTATGCTCGATAATATGCAACGTGCGCTTGGATAAAGGCTCCCAGGTGATTCCGCAATGGCATGTATGTATAGATATCTACTAGATGAGCACTGCCCCATCGGCCCTCGGAGTGTTGCCATGGGGGGTTAAAGTCGGCGGCTTAGAGTATGGATCGACGCAGCAGCCTGATGGGTCACACGCAGGCTGAGAGGAGGATTCCCCGAACCACAAAACTTGTTCGGTCCACCAGGACGAGTGCTGATTGCGGGAACGGCGGCAAGTAGCAGTCCCGCGACGAGAGTTGGGATCATAGACAGCATGGTGGCGAAAATGGCGTTGGACGTTGTAAGCAAAGTACAGGACGTTCTCAGAAAAACCAACACATGGCTCTTAACAGAACTAGTACTGCACGCACTGCACTGTGCCCAAGGTGCGTTAagcagtacgagtactgccCGTGGCCGTGCGGGCGCATCGACTCCCATGTGCATGCAACTGAATTTatctgtaagtacggagtattactgaagtacggagtactccgtacttactgcatTTATTATTCAtactttgtacttgtatggtAATACTCGTCGATGTGCTACCATCAGCTATGACCAACAgttatacatgtacggagtactgtacggagtaagtacttgaactgtacttacagtaactTAAGCACATACCACACCAACGCTTTGTGCATGTCCTGCTTGACGAGACGCATCCACCACTTGACGAAATGAACGAGGTaacaatacggagtacagatgGATTACCGTCGGAGGACTCCGTACGCAGTAtggagtaggtgtaagtacatgtactccgtctccgtacaagtagtaggAATGGAAGGGTCGCAATTTCGGGTGGGGGGCGATTATGTGCCGTAATAGCAGACCAAGATACTTCACCATTCCTGCAGAGGCTGACGAGTcattaattacttgtactccgtacagaacAAGAAGTAATtataattacagtaagtaggtgcacttaggtacaagtaagtacatgcaagtgtacaggtaagtacttaatgtactgtaagtaatacggagtacagtgcggagtacaaataagtgtgcttgtactccgtatgtacagtacttgtgctctcAAATCCATGtgctgtattaatacttgtcaatagtattagtactgtactgtacggagtacttactgtacttatatgcGTCCAATTCTAGCGACACTCGCGCCTACCTACTTCCAGTgcagcatgcaagtacatgtacaagtaagtacggtgtaagtactccgtagttgtacttactacctacctaggtacttactttaaGTCCTTGTGTTGTTGCAACGTCTTGCTGGGAAGCCCTGGCGACCCGAAagcgtacttgctgtaacCAAGGGCGCCAAGTCGACCCCCACGATTGTTGGTGGTATGAGCGCCTAGAGAGTGCATTTTATTTATTATTCCATAGCCTCTGCCATTCGACACCTCCAAGCAAACTACAACTAGTAAGCAAGTGGGCATGGGAGGTTTCTGGTAAGTATTTCAAGTAGAAGACTTCCAGAACTTCCAGAagccaaaaaaaaaacccccAAAAAAACCTGCGGGCCTCCGCCATCGGGCACCTCCAAGCATCAAGTAAGCGTGCGTGGTAGGTAAGCAGCCATCgtatgctgtacttgcggaaGTGCTGTAACCAAGGAAGCTCCTGAAAGGGTGCAAACGAGCGAGCgcagcgcaagtacttacttcagtAAGTAGTTGTCGGTTCTCCTCCGGTGAAGGTCAAAGGTGGGGAGCGTCGCCATGGAAGGCGGTGATCCGCTGCGGAGTGCAGCTACAGTCAGGATCGCGCACCCAGGAATTCTCGTCCTTGCGGGTAACGTGGAACGGACTTCCCAAGCATGTCTATATCGTTTCCACCGTGGCATTATCCGAACCGAAGCAGGCCCGAGCATGCTGCAAATGGATTGCGTACgtaccgtgcaagtactcatTGTTATAAATGGCGCGTAGGCGCAAAGTCGCAGACGTGCCTCCCGAAATAGCAAAGACAGGAGAGGCCACTCTCGCGCTTCCTACGGCCCCTTTGGCCATCTCTCGAAGTGCTCGAATCATCCGTCTATCCCTTCATCATGCTCTCCTTGACGCTCCATCTTCTCGTTGCGCttgcagccgcagccgccggagccgccTCTCCGGAACAATCCATGGGCTTTGCCTGCGGCGCGGGCATGCCTTCCAATCAGCTGATCGCAGCTCACGAATTTTATTCCCAACACAAGGGTGCCGCCCGTCGCAGCCAAGGCCCGCCAAAGGTCAAGGTTGCCGTATGGCTTCACGTCATCGCATCATCCGTCAAAAGCGAAACGGGCAGGATGACGGTAACAACCGGAGGCCCGCGGGTGGAATGTGCATCCCGATGCTGGTGTGCTGACGTGGGCCCAGATCAACACGATGAAAAAACAGTTGGCACTTCTCAACAGCGACTTTGCCAAGACCGGTTTCTCCTTCTACCTCAAGGCTTTCGATCGGACCTTTAATCATCGGTGGGCGCAAGGGTTGGACAAGCCTACCATGAAGAGCGCCCTCCACAAGGGAAAGATGGACACTCTAAACGtctacgtcgtcgagcgggtAGAGTACAACAGTTCGGCCATCGTGGGCGAATGCGCGCTGCCCAGCCATGGCCTCGGATACCGAGACGGCATAGTCATCAACGTGAGCACCGTTCCTAGGGGCCGCGACAACAGGAATCGCATCAGATTCGGGCGGACCCTCACGCACGAGACTGGCCACTGGCTTGGCCTGCTGCATCCGTTTCACGCTCAACAatgcggcgtcgacggcgattACGTCGACGATACTCCGCCTCAAGCGCATCCCTCTCGCGAGTGCGGCCAATCGTCCAGCTGCACCGGAcccgagacggccgtcgtcgataACATTATGGATTATTACCCAGAGTCCGTTGCCCCGATTCGAGCCGGGACGAAGAGACGAGGCTGACTGGCATGATAGTGCATGCAGACTGCACTTTACACCCGGCCAGGTTGCTCGGATGCACGAGCTGTGGAAGGTATTTCGCGACCCAGattcctccgtacggaggagCAGCGCCGAGGACAGCGTGAAAAGCTTTTTGAACAACATCTTGTAaaggacgacgccgccttTCACTTTGGGTAGCAAGCGAGGTATTGTAAATGTTTCTGCGCATGTATTTTGATCATGGCCATCGTCGCGACATGAACGAACGCCGCCATCCACCACCGAATTGGTGACCTCATAGACTTTGTTCTACTCTTGCATTTCACTCTTCGCCGAGACCTTCCGTGCGCACGCTGCGTTCCTTCGTGACCCTTGCCCAATCCTGCTGCAAGGTCGCGTTACCGTTGTCGCTTCGGTGCGGGCGAGGCTGCGGAtgtctgtacggagtactgtgctaGGCACCATGCATGCCGTGCGTGCAGCATAAGTACAGGTTCTCTGCAGACCGCAGCCCACGCATGCGTGCATGCGGCACTCGCCACCTGTCCGAGTAGCCGTATCCGTATTCGTTCTCGCGCTGCCGATGTTTGGCGATACTCGAGCCGCCTAGGGTGAGATACTGCTAATGCCAGCCGGGAGTAACTACCAGTGCCGATGCTGTCTGTTGGTCCATCGCTCCATGCGCATCGTCACACCGTACTTTGCCCTCTCGACTCTGACCAAGGTCATTTCTTCCAGGCACCTTTGGATCGGGGTCAGCCCATGCTCGAGCGCAACACTGTACTTTCATACGAGACGCCTCCACCTCGCGCGCTTTTATTATTCCAATCGAAGCCCCGTCATGAATCACCACGATTGCACATGCCGATCTGCCGCCTTACGACCACGGCTGGCTACGAACCGCTCAGCAACGTTCCGCACCATGCCTTGGCCGTCACGCTGCCATGCAGATGGTTGTGCAGGCCCCCCTCAAAATTCAATATCCCATAGCTAGGTGCACATGTGTGTGTGCCAAGTACGTAACTTATAGGCATGCGGACCAGTCAAAGCGTATGGCTTGCTCTATCGATCGCACTCGATTGGAGAACTGCCCGAGAATGCATGTccatgtattacttacgaagtactccgtacatactccgtatggCAAGTATACTTACGTTGTACTTGTGGGGGTtcaggtaagtaagtaagtaataagtactaaCAAGTTTTGATACGACTTGATTGCCCATTTAAGTATACTTATGTACATCatatgtacaagcaagtgcagtaaAACTTGTGCAGCACAGGCGGGTGTACAAGCCCTCCTCCATATTACCTTGTAGGTACCTGGCAGGTTTACTCAATAGCACGTACTTGTGTAAGTACTGGTAGCAATGCGTTGGCAGAGCCTACATTAatacaatactccgtaggcacTTAAGCAGGTACGCAACCGGCAGGTGCGTGGGGCCgaatttacagtacatgtatgtacttaagtaagtactccgtactctggTAAATACGGCTGCGACCACAAGTAttgcaagtatgtacagtacccaccaggtacctagtaattacttcTTGTAGGTGCTgggtactaacctagtaagtaccacttgtacagagtattaagtacgtactgcactGAGCATTCGTGCAGCCCATGTGTGCCAATACTACAGGACCTGCACTGcattacttaggtactataGGTGCCTGAAGCGATGTtccgagtacaagtactctgaaggtgtgtacacctacggagtaattacttgtattaaagtacctacagtatgtacttacgttGTACAGTATCGGtgttggtacggagtacagtatcggtgttggtacggagtacagtacaagtataatTCCACAGTGctcgcactccgtacggtagaGTCATCTGCCATTCGCcaaactactgtactgtacaaacaagtacctacctgtgCTGGCAAGTACTTCCTTGCTTATCtgttcatgtacttaagtaagtacttacttatctTCACAAGTACCGCACTCTGTCTGATCCTCGTTACGGAAGCCCACGCGCGGGGACCCCTCACCCCTACAACCCCCTCCCCGGCAAGCCCCTCGTTTTTGATTATTTTTTTATCAATTATTCCCGGCCGACATCCATCCGCGTCCGCATCCAGGTCCATACCCACCTCCACGTCCGAGTTCAACCAAGCCCGACCGTCTGCCTCTTGTCTAGCTCCCGGCCTTACGACGAGACAACCGTGCCGGCAACGATAGGACACGCCGCCTCGCATCGAAAGGCAACAAACGTTTCAAGCGCGAGGCGATAGATCGGGAGACACAGACCCGACGGACGACGTTGGCAG encodes:
- a CDS encoding Ribosomal protein L38e; this encodes MPKEVGDIKKFIEICRRKDASSARIKKNKKANNVKFKVRCQKHLYTLVLKDTDKAEKLKQSLPPNLQITDVSKKN